The following DNA comes from Paenibacillus crassostreae.
TGAAATAATATTACCTTAAAACAAATTTAGTGATGTTATAACAAGGGTCCTTGATCAAGAAGGAGCTTTAAAGCTTCTATGCAGGCTGCACTTTGTGGCAACAATTGCGAAATCATTCGTTTTGCTTGCACGGGTTTCAATTGCTCGAGTAGGGGACTTAGATCTCTTACTTCTTTCTCTAACTGAAGCATATGAAGTTCTAAGTTGGTCAACTTGTCTGAAACTTGTGTTTCTTCTATGATCATATTCCATTTGTTTAACTTCTCTTTAATTTCCTCTAAAGTATATTTCTCTTTCTTTAACTCATTAATACGCATCAGCCGTTCAGAGGTTTCATAACTATATAGGCGATAATTTTTCTGAGTTCGGCTTTCTGGAGTAATCAATCCCAATTTGGTATAGTAATCGATTGTTCTTTCACTTATACCAACCACCTTTGCTAATTCTCCAATACGGTATAAATGGATGTCTCTGATATGAATCACCTCGCAATTACTTATTCAAATATTTTACCTGATATTGAACCATACAGTCAAACGTTTGACACAGTTACTTAATTGAATGTTAGATAATATAACATAAAGTTTGTGTTATTATGATTTTTTTCAAAAAATCCCTTGTCAAATATGTTGAAGTTTGCTTATAATGACATTATGAATCGGAGTCAATGTTATATAATATGACACAAGAGGGAGCTGGGCGGTATGAAAAAGAGATGGCTAGGTGTTTTGTTGGGAATGTCAGCATTGTTAGCTTTTCCAATGAGTGCTTTTGCAGATGATGGTGCAACTAATTTGGAACTACAGGCTGGAATTAATTCAGTATTCGTTTATCTAGCTGTAATCCTAGTATTCTTCATGCAAGCTGGATTTGTTCTTTTGGAAGCAGGATCGGTTCGTATGAAGAATGCCGGTCACGTTGCTGGGAAAACAGTATTGACTTTAGGGATTTCAATCGTAGTTTTCTGGGCTGTTGGATTTGGTCTAGGATTTGGTAACGGGAATGGAATTATTGGTCAAACGGGTTTCTTCTTAAGTGGTGATGAGATGGCAGGATCATTTGATTCTTTATCAGGCTCCGATGTGCCACTGACGGTGAAGTTCTTATTCCAATTATCGTTTGCAGCTATTTCATTAGCTATTGCAGCAGGTGGTATGGCTGAACGTGCTAAACTGAGTGTTTACATTATATTCGGAGCATTGTTTATGATTGTAATTTACCCCGTTGTTGCTCACTGGGTATGGGGCGGTGGTTGGCTTGCTCAACTAGGTATGCAAGATTATGCGGGTTCGACAGTAGTTCACTTAACAGGTGCAACAGCAGCGTTAGTAGCGACATTCTTATTAAAACCTCGTTTAGGTAAATATAATAAAGATGGTAAGCCGAATGTTATACCAGGTCACAACCAGGTATACACTGTACTGGGTGTCATTATTCTCTTGATCGGATGGTTTGGATTTAATCCAGGGAGTACTTTATCAGGGGTTGATGGTTTCTTCGGATATGTATCATTAACAACGAACATTGCAGCAGCTGCAGGAGCAATCGCAGCACTTGCAATCTCCTGGATGGTATTTGGTAAAGGAGATATTCCGAGCATGCTGAATGGTGTGCTTGCTGCGTTGGTTGCTATAACTGGTTCTTGTGCTTTTGTTGAACCATGGGCTGCACTTGTTATAGGTGCTGTTGCTGGTACAATTGCTTTCTTAGCGGGACAATGGTTAGAACGTGCAGGATTAGATGATCCAATCTATGCCGTATCTGTACACGGTATTGCAGGTGTATGGGGTGCGGTGTCAACTGGGCTATTCGCTACACCGGAACTAGTAGAGAAGACGGGAGTGGGCCAAGCGGGATTATTCTATGGTGGTGGTTTACATCAATTGGGAGTTCAAGTTCTAGGTGTCGTTGGTTCCTTCGCTTTTGTTCTAGTAATATCATTCATTATTCTTGGAGCGATGAAAGCTATTATGGGACTTCGTGTTACGGAAGAAGAAGAAATGATGGGATTAGATATTAGTGAACACGGTACTTATGGATATCCAGAGCAAATGAAATTGCTAACGGATGCTGAAGCAAAATCCGGGTCTAGGACTCCTCCTATAAACTAAATGGATCTATATCCTGATATAAAAGATGGTTCCCATAATGCTCGAATGGGAGGGGCGAAAGGTATGGAACCGGTGAGTACAAAGGAATTCAATTTGGACTTATCAGTAATAAAAGATGCTATTTCGTGGGAGATATTAAGACAAAGACGTATTGAATTTCAGAACGATTTTCAGCAACTAAGGGCAACTCTTCCTATCTCCGAGTGGATGGATTTAGTGAACCAAATGCATGATTTAATTACTACACGAGCCTTGGAACTCTGTGAACAAGATATGGTTGAGGCCGGCTATGGTCAGCCTCCCGTTTCATATTCTTTTATCGTATTTGGAAGTGCAGGACGCATGGAATCGACGATGTGGAGTGATCAAGATAACGGTCTTATCATCAGTGATGAACTCCATAATAACAAAGATGAATTTTTTGAGAAATTTGCTATTGCTCTATGCGATAAACTTGCCTATTTAGGTTATGAGAAATGTTTAGGTAAAGTGATGTGTTCAGAATCCATGTGGCGTAAGACACTCCAGGATTGGAAGAAGACATTAATGGAATGGCGGAGTGATTTAAGCTGGGAGCCTGTTCGTTATTTGATCATAGCTTCTGATGTAAGACATGTTGCGGGAGATTCTAGATTAACGGTTGAATTTAAAGAGATGCTACATCAAGGTTTTCAAGAAGTTCCTGAGTTGCAATACGCTATATTGCGAAATACGGTTAGACACAAGGCAACATTAAATTTATTAGGGCAAGTTGTGACTGAACGATTTGGTGAGCATGCAGGCGGGTTCGATATCAAATATGGTGTCTATATTCCATTAGTGAATTTTGTGAGATTTATGTCTTTGCAGCTTGGTGTTAAAGAAACATCGACATATAGAAGGTTAGATAAGCTGATATCTTTAGATTCTGGGAATATTCTGCTTGAGAATTGCCAAAAAGCTTTCGATACAGCTATTTACATGAGGGTAAGTACGCCTTATGAGGAATTAGATGGGTTATTTATTAGCAGCAACTATATGTCAGAAGAAGAACTTACGAGTAAACCGCTAATGCATGAACTTCGTGAAAGCTTAGGTGTTGTTAGAAGAATACACAGGGCATTACAGCGAATGTTGCGTTTTGCGGAAAGGAGAAAGGCATGAAAGAGCCGGTAAGGGGAAACAACGGGTTTTGGAGCAATTTTCGGCAGGGTGGAATGCCGTCTGCAATAGCCTCCGTGATGGGAGCCCCTACCGCTCAACATATGGCATTTATTCGTGCACTTATGAAAGAACAACGGCGTCCTGAAGTTCTGTTCATACCATTAACAAAGCTTGAGACGGTTGTGTTCGACCTTGAGACAACAGGGTTCTCTTGTCAGCATGGGGATGAAATTTTATCCTTCGGTGCTGTAAGAATGGTAGGGGATGAGATTATTGAGGGAGAAACGTTCTATTCATTAGTGAACTGCCGAAAGCCAGTTCCACAACATATTACAAAATTAACAGGGATCACTCAGGAGATGGCAGATGCTGCTCCTACGCTTATGAATGGTTTGCATGACTTTATGTCTTTTGTTGGGGGAAGGGTGCTAATTGCTCATGCTAGCGCTCACGACAAGGCATTCTTGAATGCAGCCTTATGGAAGACGTCAAAGACACATCTTAGTCATCGTGTTATTGATACAATGATGATTGCACGCTGGCTCGATCCTGCAATCGGTAATTACGATCTTGATGGACTATTATTCGATCGTAATATACCTATCATTGGTAGGCATCATGCCTTAGAGGATGCGTTAATGACTGCTGAGTTGTGGAAATCCTATCTTGTTGATATTTCTAAGAGAAGGGTTGAGACGTTAGGTGACCTTTATGCTTACTTGAGTCGATCATAATAAATTACATTCATTAGAAAAGGGGGCAGCGGGTTGTCGTTACGTTACGAATGGTAGGCTCGCCCTTCATTCGTATGGCTACCCGCTGTAGTAGTATCCCACAGGCTTGTTCTAAATAATGAAGATGTTATGCGCTGTAGTTTCACGAGAGGACAGTTGCATGTAGTCACATTTCTTCATTCATGATGAACGGCTTGGTAGTTCCTATTTACCCCGCTCTCTTCTTTTGGCTTCTACGTTTACGTAGAAGTCCTTTTTTTTTTATTATTCAATTGTAAGTTATTTAATAAAGAGGGTAGAATAGTACATAATGACGTAAAGAAAAGGAATCGAAACATCATGAAGAAAAAAATAACGATATGGATTGGGATATTGATACTCGTTACTTTAGCTATTTTTCAGAATTCAGATGCTGGAGTACAAACTGTTTTTAAGATGGATAAGCCACTCCCGACAGAGTCTGGACCTGAAGCAGGATTACTAGCACCAGCCTTCTCAACAACAGGATTGGATGGTAATTTATACAATGTAGGTGGAGAACAAGAGAAAGCAATTATAGTGAATTTCTGGGCTTCGTGGTGTGATCCCTGTAAGATAGAGGCTCCAGATTTAGTTAGAATAGCTGATACTTACCAGAATGAACTTTCTATTTATGGTGTGAATGTAACCAAGTTCGACAATAAGAAGAATGCTATGAAATTTGTCGAGAACTACCATTTGACGTTCCCAGTCATGCTAGACATAGATGGAACCATATTTGATCAGTATAGAGGAGCTGCTTTTCCAACGAATGTATTGATCGACAAGCAAGGTGTTATACGGGAAATTATTCTCGGAGCGATTTCTGCGGAGGAATTGGAGAAGAAAGTGAAAAAGTTAATAAAATCATAGTGGTATACAATAAAACCTCGGTGCCCTTTATGGACATCGAGGTTTTTGACTGTGATCTCTAATGATTAACAAGACCATGCTGACTTTCAATATTTGAATGTTTATCATTCTGATTAATCTGACCAAGAAGTGCATAACGTATACTATCAACTAATGCTTCCCAACTAGCTTCAATCACATTTCCTGATACTCCAACTGTATTCCATGTATTGCTTACATTTTTAGATTCAATAAGAACGCGTACTTTAGCAGCAGTAGCATCTTTCTCATCAAGAACACGGACCTTATAATCAGACAAATGCATTTCTTGTAGCGATGGAAAGGATTGAACAAGAGCTTTTCGTAAAGCGTTATCGAGTGCGTTGACAGGTCCATTTCCTTCAGCCGCCGTATATACGCTCTGACCATCAATGTTTACTTTGACAAATGCTTCAGACACTACAGGTTGACCTGCGCTTTTCTCAACAAGCATTTTGAAAGATTCGAAGGTGAAAAGTTCGGAAATTTGTCCGTTAGCTTCACGAAGTAAGAGCTCCAATGAAGCGTCTGCAGCTTCAAATTGATATCCTTGATGTTCTAAGTCTTTTATCTTATCAATCACCTTACTGGAATTTTCGTTGCTAGGATCAAATTCTAGACCCATTTCCTTGGCTTTAGACAATATATTACTCTGACCAGCTAATTCAGAAACGAGGATCCGTTGTTTATTCCCAATTAATTCTGGTGAGATATGTTCGTACGTACGAGAATCTCTAAGGATGGCAGAGACGTGAATGCCTCCTTTATGAGCGAATGCCGCACCACCAACATATGGCTGGTTCACAGGCATGTGTACGTTAGCGATTTCACTTATAAAACGAGCAGTATTGGATAGTTGTTTCAATGAATCTGCTTGAATGCAGTCATATCCCATTTTTAGTTGTAAGGTTGGAATAATCGAGCAAAGATTTGCATTTCCGCAACGTTCTCCATATCCATTTATCGTTCCTTGAATTTGTCTCGCACCCGCTTGGATAGCACTTAGCGAGTTAGCCACAGCAAGTTCGCAGTCATTATGGGTATGAATACTGAGGTTCGCCTGTGGTAAGTTAGAAACAACTGTGGACACGATATCATAAACTTCATGTGGAAGTGTTCCACCGTTCGTATCGCACATGGTGATCCAGTCTGCTCCAGCTTCTGCTGCTTTTGTGATAACAGAAAGTGCATATTCTGGATTATTCTTATAACCATCGAAGAAATGCTCGGCATCGAAGATAACCTCAAGCCCGTTCTGTTTTAAATATAATATAGAGTCGTAAATCATGGCTAAATTCTCTTCCAATGTTGTCTGAAGTGCCGTATGCACATGGAAATCCCATGACTTACCTACTAAGGTTGCAGCTTGTGCGCCTGATTCCAGAATGCACTGTAGATTGCGGTCTTGTGACGCTTCCGTATTTTTACGTCGTGTACTTCCGAATGCCGTGATTTTTGCACGTAGTCCCAATTCTTGAACTCTTTTGAAAAATTCAATATCTTTGCTATTGCTTCCTGGAATGCCACCTTCAATATAATGAACACCGAGATCATCAAGTTTTTTGGCAATTTTTAATTTATCATCCGCAGATAAACTGACTCCCTCTCCTTGGGTGCCATCTCGTAGGGTTGTATCGAATATAGAAATAGATGCAGACATGGTAGCCCTCCTTGGGAAGTCTGTATTAACATTTTTATAGTTCATTATTATAGCACTTCTACACTGGAATGTAACAAAGAAATACATATTTTTAATAAAAAGCAGATCTTAGTTTCAGGGTATGCTAAGATTATTGTTATTTATATGAAAGAATAAGGGGAATTAATGTGAGGGAAATCGATGAATATTATCCAGCCCATGGCAGGGTTATACTTCATGTCGATATGAATGCATTCTACTGCTCAGTACATGAAGCGGAAGATCCTGATCAATACCGTGGTAAACCAACTGCTGTAGCGGGTAGTGTGGAGCTTCGTAAGGGAATTATTGTGACTTGTTCCTATGCTGCAAGACGAATAGGAATATCAACCGGAATGTCAGTACATCAGGCGCTCAAGAAGTGTCCACACTTAATCGTTATATCTCCGGATTTCAATTTATATCGCCGCTATTCTAATGCTTTTATGAAGATAGCTTATGAATATACACCTTGTATGGAAGCCACCTCGATCGACGAGTGTTACTTAGATATTACAGGATCTAAGCAATTTGGTACACCACAAGAGATTGCCTCAATCATTCAGAAGAGAGTTTATGAAGAACTCCATCTTCCATGCTCTATAGGGATTGCACCAAATAAGCTACTTGCGAAGATGGCTTCAGATATGAAAAAACCTAATGGTTTAACGATACTTCGTATTCGTGATGTTCCAAAGGTTTTGTGGGATAAGCCCTGTGGTGAATTATTCGGTATTGGTGGAAGAACGGCAGACAAATTACGTAAACTTAACATCCATACGATTGGGCAATTAGCCAAGACTGATGAGAATTTATTGATGCAGAACTTTGGTGTGCTCGGGAGTTGGATGAAAAGGGCAGCTAATGGTATTGATCATTCTCCAGTGTTGGAAGAGCAAGAACAGAGTAAATCGATTGGCCATACAACGACACTTCCTATGGATATATGCTTGAAAGAGGACATTCATCGTGTACTTCTTAACCTAAGTGATCAGGTAGCACGTAGGCTTCGACGGAAGCAGTTGGTTGCGGGAGCCGTACAAATTACAATTCGTACACCCGATATGAAGACGATTACTCGGACACATACACTGGATTCATCAACAGATATTACTGAAGATATTTATGAGGAAGCTTGTTCATTATATAGAGAACACTGGAGTTGGGATAAGCCAGTTCGCTTGTTAGGTGTAACACTCCAACATCTAATATCAAAAGAAGATTCTGCGATTCAATTGGATCTTTTTGATTATGAGAAGCAACCCAAGAAAGAATCTTTAACGAAGGCGATGGATTTGATGCGTAATAAGTATGGTGAGAATGCGATTTTGACTGCGGGGATGTTAGGTAATGATCCCTCAACATTAATTAGAAACCACAAAATAAGAGGAACATCATTACAGATGGATTTTAGAGAAAAAGGTGAATAATCTTTGTCATAAGGTTGATTCCAATTGGTAATTATATTTGAAATGAATTGAAAATTCATTTTTAATAGTTTAATATTATGAATGATGATTCTTGGAATAGGACTGTAATGAATGGATATACAGGAGGAAGAGAAAAATGGCTAAATATACATGGGTTGAAAAAGATACATGCATAGCATGTGGTGCGTGTGGTGCAACAGCACCAGATATTTATGATTATGATGATGAAGGACTAGCTGAAGTGATCTATGGTGAAGATGGTAATCATGGTGTAACTGTGATTCCTGAAGATTTATATGATGATCTAGATGACGCATGCGATGGTTGCCCAACAGATTCAATCAAGATCGCTGATGAACCGTTTAATAAAGAAGGTTAATATAACTTTCAGATTAGACTGAAATCATAATATAGACATTTCTCATGAAATTGTAATTCGTGAGAGATGTCTATTTTTTTATCCGTTCTGCCGATATAAATATTATCAAGTCATCATTTTGGAGGTGTATGGTGAAAAACTCGATATTCCTCAAAAAATATGTAGAGCAGCATCCAGAGAATAAGATGGGATGGTATTTACTCGGTAAGGAATATGAAAAGAACGGTGAGGAAGGTAAAGCTAATTATTGTTTTAATCAATCTAGTGACGTATATGAAGCTTTCGAACATAGTAGGGTGCCAGATGATGTATGGAAAGAATACCAAGATAGATTATTTCATCAGTCACGCAATAGAGAACGACGTACATATAAAATACGATTGTTGTTATTAACATTGATGTTCTTATTTCTAATCTTAGCACCACTGGAAGCTCCTGGAGTTACGGTTGCATCCATTCCTGCTGAGAAACAGACCTTAACCAATGATACGGAGAAGAATCAGGCTGACAATGTGACTGAAGTCAAAGTGAAAGATACCGCTTCTATCAACATTCCTACATTTACAGCTCAACATCGTGGTTCATCTCAAGAAACAGCCCGAAATCTAGCATTATTGTTGGATTATTCGAGCGCATTACCGATTAAGATGGCTGTTCTGGGTATGGAGCGTAAAGATAAATGGTTGATATGGAAACAAAATATGCCCCTTACATACACACTAGATAAAATGGCGAATGCACAAATAGTTTTTCAATCCTATGATCCCATGGCTTGTGATTGCACACCACCTGATGCTACAGATCTTAAGGCATCTGCATTAGAATGGGTTAAGAAACAAGAGCAATTGGTGGCATTATCAGGCGCAATACGTTTCTTTGTGCAAGAAAATGGGCGACTCCCAGCAAGGTTAGAAGAACTATCACAGCCATTTCCAAATAATGTGATATCAGGATCGACGGAAGTGATGGAGCAATATTTTGATACAATTAAAGCAAGGTATACTTCATCAACAACACTTGCTGGGAACACAGTTACACTACCTAACAAGGAAGACAGCGGATCGACTACTAATGACAATACCAGTTCTAACGTAGGCGATGATGTTTTTTTTGAACAGCCTCTCGAGATTATTGTTGATAAAGCGAACCATCGATTAGCGGTAGTTAGTGGAAACATCTTGTTGCGAAATTATGAGGTAGGACTAGGGGGTGGCAAGACTCCAGAGGAGGACTTCGTGATCTCTGAAAAAGTTGTTAATCCCAACGGAAGTTCTAATGGTGAATTTGGAAGTCGAGGAATGCAACTATCTACTAGCAATTATGCTATTCACGGAACGGATGAGCCCAATAGCATTGGTCTTGACGAGTCGAATGGATGTATACGTATGACGCAAGAGGATGTAGAAGAGTTATTTGATCTAGTTCCTATGGGGACGAAGGTATCAATAGTCAAAGGGGTCCTACCTGATGAGTTGCTTGTTCCAACGGAACGATATAAATCTCGGCATAGACAGGATCAGACGAACCCCCTTAAAACTTACCATTGGCTGAATTAAATGTTAAGAATGAGTAACACGGTCAAAGCTATAATGACTAGAAATATGCTGATTCCAACCCACAATAGTGCTTTTTTATTGACTTCTTGCTTCGTGTGGTGAATTGCTGGCGGTTTGCGTTTGGTTGTCATATAGATGAACCCTCTTTCCATGAGTATCACTAACTATTCTAATTGTAATGGCTTTTTTGATAAATAGCTATAACTTGGTTATTGATAGAATGGAGAGGATTGATGGGCTGAATCCACTTTCTTTTTGAACTGTAAAAGGCTAAACTATAAGTATAGAGAATACTGTGGATGGAGATGAAGATAAACCTGTGTTATATAGAAATGTGGTAAAACCAATATTTTTTAAATTAGATCCAGAGAAGGCGCATCATCTAGTTATTGGAGGATTACATACTGCTGGCTCCATCCCGGGTGCATCTCATGTATTACGTAGCATATGGGGTGTGAAGGAGTCTTCAGATCTAACCGTTGACTTGTTCGGATTACATTTCCATACACCTGTGGGTCTTGCTGCAGGATTAGATAAGAATGCAGTAGCCGTAAAGGGTTTCTCATCTATAGGATTTGGATTTATGGAAGTAGGAACTGTGACACCGAAGGGACAACCCGGGAATGATCAGCCTCGTCTTTTTAGACTTCCTTCAGATGAAGCACTTGTGAATCGGATGGGGTTTAATAATGATGGAACAGAAGCTATGGCTCGGAGATTTTCCAACCATCCAAAACGACAAATTCCAGTTGCTATTAACATTGGAAAGAATAAAGTAACCCCGAATGAAGAGGCCTATAAAGACTATCAGGAATGTATTCGTTTACTATATCCTCATGGTGATTTTTTCGTCGTGAACATCAGTTCACCGAATACACCAGACTTACGTAATCTGCAATATGGAAGTGAATTATCTTCTCTACTTGCCCATATCATGGATGAAATGAAGGAACAAGCACGTAAACATAACACTAATAAACATATATTGGTCAAAATCGCTCCCGATGTGAGTGATGCTGAACTTGAATCGATGGTTGATGTCCTTCAGTCAAGTGGAGTATCAGGTGTCATTGCGACGAATACAACTTTGTCTCGCGAAGGCTTGAATCATTCCAATGCTAAGGAAAGTGGAGGACTGAGTGGTAAACCATTAACGCAACGATCTACAGATATCATATCTAGAATATATAAACAGAGTCATGGTCAATTACCGATCATTGGTTCTGGTGGGATTTTTACTGGTAAGGACGCTTATGAGAAGATTCGAGCAGGTGCAAGCCTGGTTGAAATATATACAGCACTTATTTACGAAGGGCCAGATGTGAATCGTAAGATCCACGCAGAGTTGAGGAAGTGCCTACGACAAGATGGATTCCGTCATATATCAGAAGCGGTAGGTGCTGATCATCACTGAGGGTGAAAGACTGGAGGTTAAATTATACATGGGAATGGATAATAGAGATTGGGGAATGTTCTTGCTCCCATATGAACAAACGGTTGAGGAATTAAAGGTTAAATTCAAAACGATGCGTGCTGAATTAAAGAAACGTGAAGAATATGCGCCCATTGAATTTGTTACAGGTCGGGTCAAGAAAATATCGAGTATTCTCAATAAAGCTAAACGGTTAGATGTGCCGATGGATAAGCTGGAGACGGGGATCGAGGATATTGCTGGAATTCGAATCATGTGTCAATTCGTAGAGGATATTCGACGGGTAGCGGAATACATTCGTAACCGTAAAGATCTGAAAGTAGTGTATGAGAAGGATTATATTACGAATTATAAAGAAAGTGGATATCGGAGTTTCCATATGATTGTGGAATATCCGGTGCAAACCGCTCTTGGACAAATAGTAGTTCTTGCCGAAATCCAAATACGTACATTAGCTATGAACTTCTGGGCGACGATTGAACATTCACTAAGTTATAAATACCCTGAAAGCTTACCAGATAATATTCGCAAGCGTTTGAAGAAGGCAGGGGAAGCGGCATCCACTTTGGATAATGAGATGTCGAGTATTCGTGAAGATATTTTGGAGGCTCAGAAACAGTTTGAAGATGACTCCAATGTAACTACACGAGTGCTCTCCTTGATTCATCAATTGTACTTTTATCATTTGGTGAATGAAGCGATAACGTTCCAAGAGCGATTTAATGATATTTGGCAAAGACAGGAAATGGATGAGATGAAGTTGCTTCTGGATGAGGTGAAACGACTTATCGCTTTGACAAAAAAAGGTGAGAATACGGATGAAATATGAGGAACTCTACGTTGCCTATCTCATCTATTTCAATCGAGATCAAGATTATTTCGAATGTCATGAAGTATTAGAAGAGCTATGGCTTCGTAACAATCACGATCCTTTATATAAGGGATTGTTACAGGTTGCTGTCGGACTCTATCATTTCCGCAATCACAATCTTATTGGTGGTCGAAAGATGTTGCACAGCGCAGCAGATCAATTGGAGCAATATCCATCACTTTCATTGGGAATTGATCTAGGATTGCTAGTACCACAAGTTCGTCAATATGCTAAGCAAATAGAGCGATATGATGAACAACCGTTTTCTTACTATGATCTGTCCATTGTTATTACTGATTCAGAACTTCAACAAGAAGTTGACATGGCGCAAGCAACACTTAAGCCTAATATTCCGCAACGGCGTGGACCACAACGTCCGGATAGCAATAAGATACATGTTAGCGAATGAAGACGAATAGGTGTAGGATTCAAGATAGTCTTCTCTATGAGGCAACCCACTGTTATGACATAAGTGGGTTGCTTCAAACATATTAAGGATGAGCATAGTGAGTGGAGGAAGATAGATATGAGTGGTGGAGTACGCAAGACCCAAAGAATTGATAAAATTCTAGCACATCTTGGTCATGGATCTAGAAGTGAAATTAAGAGAATGGTCAAACAACGATGTATTACAGTAAATGGCATAGTGCTGAAAGATAGCGGATTACATGTCGATCCATTCAACGATCATATCGAAGTGAATGGAGAGCGGATTGTCTATAAGGAATTTATTTATCTGATGTTGCATAAGCCTCAAGGTGTTGTATCTGCTACGGAAGATAAGCGTGAAGCAACGGTACTGGATCTGTTAGACACTGAGGATGTCGTGTTTGAGCCCTTCCCTGTGGGAAGATTGGATAAAGACACAGAAGGATTACTCCTTTTAACGAATGATGGGAAGTTTGCACATAATCTGTTGTCACCGCGTAAACATGTTCCAAAGACATATGAAGCAAGGGTAGATGGGGATGTTGGCGAGGAAGATATTGCTAAATTTGCGGCAGGAGTCACCTTGGATGATGGGTATGAGACATTGCCTGGTGAACTACATGTGCTTAGTCAAGAACAAGATGGAGATACAATCATATCTATAATTTCTTTAACGATACATGAAGGCAAATTTCATCAAGTGAAGCGAATGTTTGAAGCAGTAGGTAAGAAAGTAATATATCTCAAGCGTGTTCAAATGGGACAGGTAATATTGGATCCCAATCTTGAAATTGGAACATATCGCGAATTGACTTCAGAGGAATTATCCTTGTTAGGCAAGGAAGAATAATAGATAAAGAGATAGAAAGGGATGGATGGATAATGAAATACAAACTGATTGCACTAGATGTAGATGGTACGCTATTGAATGATGACCACGAGATAAGTCAACAGACGAAGGAGACTATAAAAGCAGTGGCTGAGACAGGTGCAGAGATTATCCTTTGTACAGGTCGGGGGCCGTTAAATTCGATTCCTTTCATGGAGGAGATGGGCTTGAGCGGATATGTGATCAGCCATAATGGGGCAGCAACCGCTAAGGTAGATACAAAGGAGATCGTCCATCATTTCGCTATGGAACCTATATCGTTAACACCCTTCATGCAATATTGTCGTGAAAAAGGTATTCACTTTGATATCAATACTCCATATGACATGTA
Coding sequences within:
- a CDS encoding GTP pyrophosphokinase — its product is MDNRDWGMFLLPYEQTVEELKVKFKTMRAELKKREEYAPIEFVTGRVKKISSILNKAKRLDVPMDKLETGIEDIAGIRIMCQFVEDIRRVAEYIRNRKDLKVVYEKDYITNYKESGYRSFHMIVEYPVQTALGQIVVLAEIQIRTLAMNFWATIEHSLSYKYPESLPDNIRKRLKKAGEAASTLDNEMSSIREDILEAQKQFEDDSNVTTRVLSLIHQLYFYHLVNEAITFQERFNDIWQRQEMDEMKLLLDEVKRLIALTKKGENTDEI
- a CDS encoding DUF309 domain-containing protein; the encoded protein is MKYEELYVAYLIYFNRDQDYFECHEVLEELWLRNNHDPLYKGLLQVAVGLYHFRNHNLIGGRKMLHSAADQLEQYPSLSLGIDLGLLVPQVRQYAKQIERYDEQPFSYYDLSIVITDSELQQEVDMAQATLKPNIPQRRGPQRPDSNKIHVSE
- a CDS encoding pseudouridine synthase — encoded protein: MSGGVRKTQRIDKILAHLGHGSRSEIKRMVKQRCITVNGIVLKDSGLHVDPFNDHIEVNGERIVYKEFIYLMLHKPQGVVSATEDKREATVLDLLDTEDVVFEPFPVGRLDKDTEGLLLLTNDGKFAHNLLSPRKHVPKTYEARVDGDVGEEDIAKFAAGVTLDDGYETLPGELHVLSQEQDGDTIISIISLTIHEGKFHQVKRMFEAVGKKVIYLKRVQMGQVILDPNLEIGTYRELTSEELSLLGKEE